One Nicotiana sylvestris chromosome 12, ASM39365v2, whole genome shotgun sequence genomic window carries:
- the LOC138883652 gene encoding secreted RxLR effector protein 161-like: MEASKVIDTHITTATQLDMDESGSPVNQTMYRGIIGSLFYLTASRPDILFSVGLCAMFQLNPKESHLKAAKRILRYLKGTQVLVLYYPSGDNFNLIWYADNDYAGYLVDMKSTSGMAHFLGSCLISWGIRKQNSMALSTAEAEYVAVASCCAALNMAKNPMQQKKIKHIDARHHFLRDNVEKGLICMEFCSTKDQIADIFTKALSREYFERNRLDVGLIKPN; the protein is encoded by the exons atggaagcatcaaaagtgatCGACACTCACATTACCACTGCTACTCAACTGGACATGGATGAATCTGGATCTCCTGTAAATCAAACCATGTAcagaggcattattgggtctctttTCTACCTCACTGCCAGTAGACCTGATATTCTCTTTAGTGTGGGGCTATGTGCAATGTTTCAGttaaatcccaaggaatctcatctaaaggctgccaaaagaattttgagatatctTAAGGGAACACAGGTCCTGGTCCTGTACTACCCCTCAGGTGACAATTTTAATCTTATTTGGTATGCTGACAAtgactatgcaggttatcttgtggataTGAAAAGtacttctggaatggctcactttctAGGATCATGTCTCATCTCATGGGGCAtaaggaagcaaaactcaatggctctttcaacagctgaagcagaatatgtagctGTAGCTTCCTGCTGTGC tgcactcaacatggctaAGAACCCGATGCAACAGAAAAAAATCAAGCACATTGATGCGAGACATCATTTTCTGAGAGACAATGTGGAAAAAGGGCTTATCTGTATGGAGTTCTGCAGTACAAAAGAccaaattgcagatatcttcaccaaagcactGAGCAGAGAATATTTTGAGAGAAATAGGCTGGATGTGGGGCTAATAAAGCCTAATTGA
- the LOC138883653 gene encoding uncharacterized protein, producing the protein MAALPNFEEGQSTYRSPKFNGQYYEWCKTRMHDFIMAEDSELWNVICNVPYVLTKKVGDPPLTMPKTRKEYNDADRKAVEKNFRAKFFLVCGIGPDEYNRISACQSAKEIWDALQIAHEGTTQVKQSKIDMLTTEYELFRMKGDESIQDMHTRFTSIINELHSLIRKILSVLPSS; encoded by the coding sequence atggctgctctaccaaattttgaagaaggtcagtCTACGTATAGATCACCCAAGTTCAATGGGCAATACTATGAGTGGTGTaagacaagaatgcatgattttatcatggcaGAAGATTCTGAGTTATGGAATGTTATATGTAATGTTCCTTATGTACTAACAAAGAAGGTCGGAGATCCTCCACTGACGATGCCAAAAACCAGGAAAGAATACAACGATGCAGATAGGAAAGCTGTGGAGAAAAATTTTCGTGCCAAATTTTTTTTGGTGTGTGGAATAGGACCTGATGAATACAACAGGATCTCAGCTTGTCAATCCGCCAAGGAAATATGGGACGCTTTACAAATAGCACATGAGGGAACCACTCAAGTAAAACAATCCAAGATTGATATGCTCACCACTGagtatgagctcttcaggatgaaaggcgatgaatctattcaagacatgcacacaagattcacttccatcataaatgagctacACTCGCTCATAAGAAAAATTCTCAGTGTTCTGCCTAGTTCATAG